The Echeneis naucrates chromosome 10, fEcheNa1.1, whole genome shotgun sequence genome has a window encoding:
- the cdx4 gene encoding homeobox protein CDX-4 produces the protein MYVGYLLDKESGMYHQGPVRRSSINLPPQNFVSTPQYPDFTGYHHVPNMDTHTQSAGSWGPTYSAPREDWGAYSLGPPNTIPTPMNNSSPGQVPYCSSEYTHMHPPGSAVLQPPPENVNVAQLSPDRERRNSYQWMSKTAQSSSTGKTRTKEKYRVVYTDHQRLELEKEFHFNRYITIRRKSELAVNLGLSERQVKIWFQNRRAKERKLIKKKMGQSDGSGGSVHSDPGSVSPLPVPGSLSPTDIHGSLYPPQGMNTLPSIRNIQQVTVTQ, from the exons atGTATGTTGGATACCTACTGGATAAAGAAAGCGGCATGTATCACCAAGGGCCTGTGAGAAGATCAAGCATCAACCTGCCTCCACAGAACTTTGTTTCGACACCACAGTACCCAGACTTTACTGGATACCATCATGTGCCAAACATGGATACGCACACACAGTCTGCGGGGAGTTGGGGACCTACATATAGCGCCCCACGGGAGGACTGGGGTGCTTATAGCCTGGGACCACCTAATACAATTCCTACACCTATGAACAACTCCTCTCCCGGACAGGTTCCTTACTGCTCCTCTGAGTACACTCACATGCATCCTCCAGGATCTGCGGTGTTGCAGCCGCCGCCGGAGAACGTTAATGTTGCACAACTTTCTCCTGACAGAGAAAGACGCAATTCATACCAGTGGATGAGTAAAACCGCGCAATCATCTTCTACAG GTAAAACGAGAACGAAGGAGAAATACAGGGTAGTTTATACAGACCATCagagactggagctggagaaggagtttCATTTCAACAGATACATCACCATCAGGAGGAAATCTGAACTGGCTGTCAACCTCGGTCTGTCGGAGAGACAG GTGAAAATCTGGTTTCAGAACCGCAGAGCCAAAGAAAGGAAACTGATCAAGAAGAAGATGGGTCAGTCTGACGGCAGCGGGGGGTCTGTGCACAGTGACCCGGGCTCAGTGAGCCCTCTGCCCGTGCCAGGGTCCCTCAGTCCAACAGACATCCACGGTTCTCTGTACCCTCCTCAGGGAATGAACACCTTGCCATCTATCAGGAATATACAGCAAGTGACTGTGACTCAGTAA